In Enterobacter pseudoroggenkampii, one genomic interval encodes:
- a CDS encoding polysaccharide deacetylase family protein codes for MFTRIVFLLLMFVSGTSSASLLSQQRLPAQYMQTTEDAAIWAQVGNSVINVGNVRAGQILAVVPAAADYYEFRFGFGTGFIDKGHLEPVQGKQRVEDGLGDLNKPLSNQNLITWKDTPVYNAPNNGSAPFGTLSSNLRYPILNKLKDRLNQTWFQIRIGNRLAWISSLDAQEDNGIPVITYHHILRDEENTRFRHTSTTTSVRAFSNQMTWLRDQGYTTLTMYQLEGYVRNKMNLPAKSVVITFDDGLKSVNRYAYPILKAYGFKATEFIISSRIKRHPQKWAPKSLQFMSVSELEQMHDVFDYQSHTHFLHRVDDNHQPILLSRSYHNILFDFKRSRRDLAQFNPHVLYLSYPFGGYDDKAIKAANDAGFHLAVTTVRGKVKPGDNPFLLKRLYILRTDSLETMSRLISNQPQG; via the coding sequence ATGTTCACGCGTATTGTTTTCCTGTTATTGATGTTCGTGTCCGGCACTTCTTCTGCCAGTTTATTAAGTCAGCAAAGACTGCCTGCTCAATATATGCAAACCACCGAAGATGCGGCGATTTGGGCGCAGGTCGGCAACAGCGTTATTAACGTCGGTAACGTGCGGGCAGGGCAGATCCTTGCGGTAGTGCCTGCGGCGGCGGACTACTATGAATTTCGCTTCGGATTTGGCACGGGTTTTATCGACAAGGGACACCTGGAGCCGGTTCAGGGTAAACAGCGCGTCGAGGATGGGCTGGGGGATCTGAATAAACCGCTGAGCAATCAAAACCTGATAACGTGGAAAGACACGCCCGTTTATAACGCCCCGAACAACGGTAGCGCACCCTTCGGCACCCTGAGCAGCAATTTGCGTTATCCGATCCTGAACAAGCTTAAAGATCGCCTCAATCAGACCTGGTTCCAGATCCGCATCGGCAACCGCCTGGCGTGGATCAGCAGCCTGGACGCGCAGGAAGATAATGGCATTCCGGTCATTACCTATCACCATATTTTGCGCGACGAGGAGAACACCCGTTTCCGCCATACCTCCACGACCACCAGCGTGCGGGCATTCAGCAACCAGATGACCTGGCTGCGCGACCAGGGCTATACCACCCTGACGATGTACCAGCTGGAAGGGTATGTGCGTAACAAAATGAACCTGCCGGCGAAATCGGTGGTGATTACCTTCGACGACGGCCTGAAGTCCGTTAACCGCTATGCTTACCCGATCCTCAAAGCGTATGGCTTTAAGGCGACGGAGTTTATTATCTCCTCGCGCATCAAGCGCCACCCGCAAAAATGGGCGCCGAAATCCCTGCAGTTTATGAGCGTGTCGGAGCTGGAGCAGATGCATGACGTGTTCGACTATCAGTCCCACACGCACTTCCTGCACCGCGTTGACGACAACCATCAGCCCATTTTACTGAGCCGCAGCTATCACAATATTTTGTTTGATTTTAAGCGCTCGCGACGGGATCTGGCGCAGTTTAACCCGCACGTGCTTTACCTCTCGTATCCGTTCGGCGGCTACGACGATAAGGCGATTAAAGCCGCGAATGACGCCGGGTTTCATCTGGCGGTGACGACGGTACGCGGGAAGGTCAAGCCGGGGGATAATCCGTTCTTACTGAAGCGCCTGTATATCTTAAGAACGGATTCGCTGGAGACGATGTCGCGGCTGATCAGCAATCAGCCGCAGGGGTAG
- a CDS encoding fimbrial protein StkG: MMKKLLTLLAFVALGISGATHAYECKFYAGADDVLIMSPGTQPVITPLPVGMVTAPTQISSTIIMETTPTLRSHCAGGDDGGDVYQLTDNAMEMVSIDGKAAFRTNIPGIYYTLAFFPDGNGVTAWFPPNANEFYRTGIIGYDYGLLDEKNWHVRMEIWQTNGFTGVPADENFLTASSGPIGQIIIGNPNGTTKDDHPRPLVNMSQMSFSIPLNRPTCALRAPATVNLGDWYPAEVENGNTTKVGFQITGTCINTVKVEYTLSSTHTTSDKKYFTNNVEGNSGVTAAGGVGVRILDNQGDNYPVPADSYARTLAVGEVIGVDPVNFVDRTLWAQLVKIGSEPVTVGTFGTSVTFQITYE, encoded by the coding sequence ATGATGAAGAAACTATTGACTCTATTAGCGTTTGTGGCGCTCGGGATTTCTGGCGCAACGCATGCGTATGAGTGCAAATTTTACGCCGGAGCAGACGATGTGTTAATTATGTCCCCGGGTACACAACCGGTGATTACCCCCCTGCCCGTGGGCATGGTAACCGCCCCAACGCAGATCAGCTCCACGATCATTATGGAGACAACACCGACGTTAAGATCGCACTGCGCAGGCGGCGATGACGGCGGAGATGTTTATCAGTTAACCGATAATGCAATGGAGATGGTGAGCATTGATGGCAAAGCCGCTTTTCGTACAAACATCCCAGGGATTTACTACACGCTGGCGTTTTTCCCGGATGGTAATGGCGTAACGGCATGGTTCCCCCCAAACGCGAACGAATTTTATAGGACAGGTATCATCGGGTATGACTATGGGCTTCTTGATGAGAAAAACTGGCACGTTCGTATGGAAATTTGGCAGACAAATGGGTTCACAGGTGTACCCGCAGATGAGAATTTCCTAACTGCGAGCAGTGGCCCTATCGGTCAAATTATTATTGGTAACCCTAATGGGACAACAAAAGATGACCATCCACGTCCGCTGGTGAATATGTCCCAGATGTCATTCAGTATTCCCTTAAACCGTCCAACGTGCGCATTACGCGCCCCGGCAACGGTGAATCTGGGGGACTGGTATCCTGCAGAAGTCGAAAACGGTAATACCACTAAAGTCGGGTTTCAGATTACGGGGACATGTATAAATACAGTAAAGGTTGAATATACATTATCATCCACTCATACCACCTCAGATAAAAAGTATTTTACTAACAACGTTGAAGGTAATAGTGGAGTAACCGCGGCAGGAGGCGTCGGCGTCAGGATTCTCGATAATCAGGGTGATAACTATCCTGTTCCAGCTGATAGCTATGCGCGAACCCTTGCTGTGGGCGAAGTGATTGGAGTGGACCCTGTGAATTTTGTAGACAGAACCCTTTGGGCTCAACTGGTTAAAATCGGCAGCGAACCTGTGACCGTCGGGACTTTCGGTACCTCTGTTACCTTCCAGATAACCTACGAGTAA